Within the Gloeobacter kilaueensis JS1 genome, the region GCTCATCGAGGCCGTGGGCTTCTGCCAGGTGGGTGCCCCGCAAATTGGCGCTCATCAGGTACGCACCGCCCAGGTCTGTGCCTCGACAACTGGCACCGCTCAGATCGGCGTTGCGCAGGTCGCTGCCGTTTAGATTTGCGCCGCTTAGATCAGCGCTTTGCAGATTTACCCCCCAGAGCTTGGTCTGGCTCAAATCCACATCCCGCAGGCTGCGTCCGCTCTGAGCAGTAGTAAGCAGCGACCAGACGAGGCGGGCGGGCGCGTCGAGCCGGGTGGCAGCCGACAGACGAACCTTGCCCAGGTACACCCGCTCCAGCCGCACCCGACGCAGATCCGCGCCGCTCAAGTCGGCAGCCCCGAGGTTGGCATCGCACAAGTTTGCCCCTTCGAGATTTGCCTCAACGAAACTGGCCTCGTCCAGTTGGGCGCGGCTGAGGTCCGCCTCCCGCAGGTTGGCTCCGACGAGCCGGGCACGGGTGAGTTGGGCACAGCTGAGATTTGCCCCGGTCAGGTTCGCCCCGGCCACGAGCGCTGCGCTCAGATTCGCGCCGGTGAGATCCGACTTTGCCAGGTCGATGTCTTTTAGATCGGCCCCGGCCAGATCCACACCCGCCAGGGCACGCTCTTGCCCGCCTGCGTTCTGTAACTCCCAGACAAGCCGCAGCTTCGCCTCCAGGCGCGTCTGCTCCGAAAGCTGGGCCCGACGCAAACTTGCACCGTCCAGTTTCGCCCGGCGCAGGTCGGCTTCGCGCAGGTCAGCCCCACCGAGGTCGCAACCGATGAGTTTGGCCTCGCTCAGATCGGCTCCCCGCAGGTTGAGCCCAGCAAGCTTCGCTCCCGCCAGATCCGCTCCCCCAAGGCGGGTACAGGCAAAATCGCGCCGCCCCTGAGCGAGTAGCGAGCGAATCGCTGCCGCACCGCCTAGATCCCGCATCGGTGGGTCTTTGAGGGCGCGCTCGCGCAGATTCTGCTGGTCGGCGGCGAGGAGCAACTCCCAGGCGGCGTAGCGGACGCGCCACTCAGGATCGTGGCGCAGGGCGCGCACAATGAGTTCCCAGCCCCGCTCGGCAAAGCGGACCGCCTGCTCAAGGGCAGCGATCCGCTCCTGGATAAGGGGCGATTGGGCAAGGCGCATCCGAATTCCGGCGAGGCCGCCGATCAGGGGGGCAGTCTCAGCCTTTGTCGATGGTGCGAGGACCGGGTCGGTGTTGCCTGTCATAGCGTCACCACGAATCCGGTTTGACTCGGGAACCATCGGGAAAGATGGCACCGCGCAGATCCACCTCCTCCCAGCCCACCCCCTCGATGGCGGTGCAACGGAGATCGGCTCCCAGCAAAGAAGCGCCCCGCAGACGGGCTCCTTCTAGACGGGTGCCGCTCAGGCTGGCCCCCCGCAGGTCCGCTCCTTCCAGGCAGACCTCGCGCAGGTCCGCCCCTTCTAGCCGTGCCCGGCGCAGATTCGTCCCCTCAAGTCGCGCAGCGCGC harbors:
- a CDS encoding pentapeptide repeat-containing protein; its protein translation is MTGNTDPVLAPSTKAETAPLIGGLAGIRMRLAQSPLIQERIAALEQAVRFAERGWELIVRALRHDPEWRVRYAAWELLLAADQQNLRERALKDPPMRDLGGAAAIRSLLAQGRRDFACTRLGGADLAGAKLAGLNLRGADLSEAKLIGCDLGGADLREADLRRAKLDGASLRRAQLSEQTRLEAKLRLVWELQNAGGQERALAGVDLAGADLKDIDLAKSDLTGANLSAALVAGANLTGANLSCAQLTRARLVGANLREADLSRAQLDEASFVEANLEGANLCDANLGAADLSGADLRRVRLERVYLGKVRLSAATRLDAPARLVWSLLTTAQSGRSLRDVDLSQTKLWGVNLQSADLSGANLNGSDLRNADLSGASCRGTDLGGAYLMSANLRGTHLAEAHGLDERTRLLWQLQNAGGRDLDLRNIDLSGADLRRVDLSGANLKGARLRQANLEQADLSGADLTGADLRWSRLLRANLGEALLARSEIEYADLSLACLAGANLEYTNLFSARLDGADLSRTVLDGANLSHASLKGATIDGCRRRNTQIRNTVLPDGVRYIQKRPAWW